In Microbacterium binotii, one DNA window encodes the following:
- a CDS encoding dihydrolipoamide acetyltransferase family protein: MSTQTFHLPDVGEGLTDAEIVTWHVKSGDTVAVNDVIVEIETAKSLVELPSPFAGVVGEVLVEEGQTVDVGAPIITIADAAAPASDVPAPGDPGLPAPAAEPEAGGSVLVGYGSAGAVTSRRRKPAAAPAASAAGVVAKPPIRKLARDLGVDLSAVTPSGAGGEVTRDDVVKHASQASVFRNIETPEWPEVREETIPVAASVAESDPREESIPVRGVRKATAGSMVRSAYSAPHVTVWTDVDATRTMELVKRLKASPDYADTKVSPLLIMARAVIWAVRRTPMVNAAWVDGDDGAQINLRHYVNLGIAAATPRGLIVPNIKDAQNLSMRELAKALERLTLTAREGKTPPADQQQGTITITNIGVFGMDAGTPIINPGEAGIIAMGTIRQKPWVVDGEVRPRFVTTVSGSFDHRVIDGDGMSRFIADVAAVLEEPALLVE; this comes from the coding sequence ATGAGCACGCAGACCTTCCATCTCCCGGATGTCGGCGAGGGTCTCACCGACGCCGAGATCGTCACCTGGCACGTCAAGAGCGGTGACACCGTCGCCGTCAACGACGTGATCGTCGAGATCGAGACGGCGAAGTCGTTGGTCGAGCTGCCGTCGCCCTTCGCGGGAGTGGTCGGCGAGGTGCTCGTCGAAGAGGGGCAGACGGTCGATGTCGGGGCCCCCATCATCACGATCGCGGATGCGGCGGCTCCCGCATCCGATGTCCCCGCACCCGGCGACCCGGGACTCCCGGCCCCCGCCGCCGAGCCCGAGGCGGGCGGCTCCGTCCTCGTCGGCTACGGCTCCGCCGGTGCCGTCACTTCGCGGCGCCGCAAGCCCGCCGCGGCGCCCGCCGCATCCGCCGCCGGGGTCGTGGCGAAGCCGCCGATCCGCAAGCTCGCCCGCGACCTGGGCGTCGACCTCTCCGCCGTGACGCCCAGTGGCGCCGGCGGCGAGGTGACGCGCGACGATGTCGTGAAGCACGCGTCGCAAGCGAGCGTGTTCCGCAACATCGAGACGCCCGAGTGGCCCGAGGTGCGCGAGGAGACGATCCCGGTCGCCGCATCCGTGGCCGAGTCCGACCCGCGCGAGGAGTCCATCCCGGTGAGGGGTGTGCGCAAGGCGACGGCCGGGTCGATGGTGCGCAGCGCGTACTCCGCGCCGCACGTGACGGTGTGGACCGACGTCGATGCGACGCGCACGATGGAGCTCGTGAAGCGCCTGAAGGCGTCGCCCGACTACGCAGACACGAAGGTCTCGCCGCTGCTGATCATGGCCCGCGCGGTCATCTGGGCCGTGCGTCGCACGCCCATGGTCAACGCCGCGTGGGTCGACGGCGACGACGGTGCGCAGATCAACCTCCGCCACTACGTGAACCTCGGCATCGCGGCGGCGACGCCGCGCGGCTTGATCGTCCCGAACATCAAGGACGCCCAGAACCTGAGCATGCGCGAGCTGGCGAAGGCCCTGGAGCGCCTGACGCTCACGGCGCGCGAGGGCAAGACCCCGCCCGCCGACCAGCAGCAGGGGACAATCACGATCACCAACATCGGCGTCTTCGGGATGGATGCGGGAACCCCCATCATCAACCCGGGTGAGGCCGGGATCATCGCGATGGGAACGATCCGACAGAAGCCCTGGGTGGTCGACGGCGAGGTGCGCCCGCGTTTCG
- a CDS encoding alpha-ketoacid dehydrogenase subunit beta: MSEMTTLPMSKALNAGMAQAMRDSDRVLLMGEDIGPLGGVFRVTEGLQAEFGKNRVIDTPLAESGIIGTAIGLAMGGFRPVCEIQFDGFVFPGFDQITTQLAKLTNRHEGALRMPVVIRIPYGGHIGAVEHHQESPEAYFTHTPGLRVVSPSTPNDAYWMIQDAIASDDPVVFLEPKSRYWPKGEVDLSARALPLHASRIVRRGTDVTLVGHGAMVSTLLQAAALAESEGTSCEVIDLRSLSPVDYGPILDSVARTGRMVYAQEAPQFTSLGSEIAATVTERAFYSLEAPVLRVSGFDVPFPPAKLEGQYLPDADRILEAVDRALAY, encoded by the coding sequence ATGAGCGAGATGACCACCCTGCCGATGAGCAAGGCCCTGAACGCGGGCATGGCCCAGGCCATGCGCGACAGCGACCGCGTGCTGCTGATGGGCGAGGACATCGGTCCCCTCGGCGGCGTCTTCCGCGTCACCGAGGGTCTGCAGGCCGAGTTCGGCAAGAACCGCGTGATCGACACCCCCCTCGCCGAGTCGGGCATCATCGGCACCGCGATCGGGCTCGCGATGGGCGGGTTCCGTCCCGTCTGCGAGATCCAGTTCGACGGCTTCGTCTTCCCCGGCTTCGACCAGATCACGACGCAGCTGGCCAAGCTCACCAACCGTCACGAGGGCGCGCTGCGCATGCCCGTGGTCATCCGCATCCCGTACGGCGGGCACATCGGCGCCGTCGAGCACCACCAGGAGAGCCCCGAGGCGTACTTCACGCACACTCCGGGCCTGCGTGTGGTGAGCCCGTCCACACCGAACGACGCGTACTGGATGATCCAGGACGCGATCGCCTCCGACGACCCCGTCGTCTTCCTCGAGCCGAAGAGCCGCTACTGGCCCAAGGGCGAGGTGGACCTCTCCGCTCGTGCGCTGCCGCTGCACGCCTCCCGCATCGTGCGGAGGGGCACCGACGTCACCCTCGTCGGCCACGGCGCGATGGTCTCGACGCTGTTGCAGGCCGCCGCGCTCGCCGAGAGCGAGGGGACCAGCTGCGAGGTCATCGACCTGCGCTCCCTCTCGCCGGTGGATTACGGCCCCATCCTCGACTCCGTCGCCCGCACCGGTCGCATGGTCTACGCGCAGGAGGCGCCGCAGTTCACCTCGCTCGGCTCGGAGATCGCCGCGACCGTCACCGAACGCGCGTTCTACTCGCTCGAGGCCCCGGTGCTGCGCGTGTCCGGGTTCGATGTGCCCTTCCCGCCCGCCAAGCTCGAGGGGCAGTACCTGCCCGATGCCGACCGCATCCTCGAGGCCGTCGACCGCGCCCTCGCCTACTGA
- a CDS encoding thiamine pyrophosphate-dependent enzyme, with amino-acid sequence MVRVLAADGSFAPTPAAEPYLAAVAAIDDAQLETFYRDMVVVRAFDRQATNLQRQGQLALWPPSWGQEAAQVGSAHAARAQDHLFPSYREHVVCTIRGVDPIDIVRLMRGLTHGGWNPYDPKNGNTHIYTLVLGSQTLHAAGFGMSLVFDGKTGTGDLDRDEAVIVYYGDGASSQGDVHEAMVFAASYRAPQVFFLQNNQWAISVPVATQASAPLYRRGEGYGMPSVQVDGNDVLASFAVTRQALDEARAGGGPRAIEAMTYRMGAHTTSDDPTKYRTSAEEQSWAERDPIARMAAYLRSRGASDAFFADVDAAAADYAEDVRARTVALGSIGTDMMFDHVYSEPHPLVDEQKRWLAEYEASLEGGQA; translated from the coding sequence ATGGTGCGGGTGCTGGCGGCGGACGGTTCGTTCGCGCCGACCCCCGCCGCCGAGCCCTACCTCGCCGCCGTGGCCGCGATCGACGACGCCCAGCTCGAGACCTTCTACCGCGACATGGTGGTCGTGCGCGCCTTCGACCGGCAGGCGACCAACCTGCAGCGTCAGGGCCAGCTCGCCCTCTGGCCGCCGAGCTGGGGGCAGGAGGCGGCGCAGGTCGGGTCCGCCCACGCCGCGAGAGCGCAGGACCACCTCTTCCCCTCGTACCGCGAGCACGTCGTGTGCACCATCCGCGGCGTCGACCCGATCGACATCGTGCGGCTCATGCGCGGCCTCACGCACGGCGGGTGGAACCCGTACGACCCGAAGAACGGCAACACGCACATCTACACGCTCGTGCTCGGCTCGCAGACGCTGCACGCCGCGGGCTTCGGCATGAGCCTCGTCTTCGACGGCAAGACCGGCACCGGCGACCTCGATCGGGACGAGGCCGTCATCGTCTACTACGGCGACGGCGCGTCCAGCCAGGGAGACGTGCACGAGGCGATGGTCTTCGCGGCGAGCTATCGCGCTCCTCAGGTCTTCTTCCTCCAGAACAACCAGTGGGCCATCTCGGTCCCCGTCGCGACCCAGGCCTCGGCGCCGCTCTACCGACGCGGCGAGGGCTACGGCATGCCGAGCGTCCAGGTCGACGGCAACGACGTGCTGGCGAGCTTCGCCGTCACGCGTCAGGCCCTCGACGAGGCGCGTGCCGGCGGCGGACCCCGCGCGATCGAGGCGATGACGTACCGGATGGGCGCGCACACGACCAGCGACGACCCGACCAAGTACCGCACCTCCGCCGAGGAGCAGTCCTGGGCCGAGCGCGACCCGATCGCCCGGATGGCGGCGTACCTGCGCTCGCGCGGTGCGTCGGACGCGTTCTTCGCCGACGTGGATGCGGCCGCCGCCGACTACGCCGAAGACGTCCGCGCCCGCACGGTGGCCCTCGGCTCCATCGGCACCGACATGATGTTCGACCACGTCTACAGCGAGCCGCATCCGCTCGTCGACGAGCAGAAGCGCTGGCTCGCCGAGTACGAAGCATCCCTCGAGGGAGGTCAGGCATGA
- a CDS encoding histidinol-phosphate transaminase, which translates to MTEPIPVRVRPEIAALPVYRQGKPAGADAFKLSSNENPFAPLPRVLAALRAAETVNRYPDATAARLRVRLAERYGVDADEVHIGAGSASLLSQLILAVAGPGDEVVYAWRSFEAYPSFVTVAGADRVEVPLTAEGRHDLVAMAAAITPRTRAVIVCSPNNPTGPVVTQDEFDTFVAAVPADVLVILDEAYAEFVTAPDAVDGLRRTGVTRPNVVALRTFSKAYGLAGLRIGYAIGHRRVLDAARAVAIPLSVTATAEEAALASIDADAELLERVRVIAERRDRVVAGLRDAGWRVPDAQGNFVWLATGEATTDAATAFDEGGLVVRPFAGDGVRISIGEEESVEQILRIAASVVRDLPEGHPASR; encoded by the coding sequence GTGACAGAGCCGATTCCCGTTCGTGTGCGCCCCGAGATCGCGGCCCTGCCGGTCTACCGACAGGGCAAGCCGGCCGGTGCCGACGCGTTCAAGCTCTCGAGCAACGAGAACCCCTTCGCGCCGCTGCCGCGAGTGCTGGCCGCCCTCCGCGCCGCCGAGACGGTGAACCGCTACCCGGACGCGACCGCGGCGAGGCTCCGCGTGCGTCTGGCCGAGCGCTACGGCGTCGACGCCGACGAGGTGCACATCGGCGCCGGAAGTGCATCGCTGCTCTCGCAGCTGATCCTCGCGGTCGCGGGCCCCGGCGACGAGGTCGTCTACGCGTGGCGGTCCTTCGAGGCCTACCCGAGCTTCGTCACCGTCGCCGGCGCCGACCGCGTCGAGGTGCCGCTGACGGCCGAGGGTCGTCACGACCTGGTCGCGATGGCCGCGGCGATCACCCCGCGCACCCGCGCCGTCATCGTGTGCAGCCCCAACAACCCCACCGGCCCGGTCGTGACGCAGGACGAGTTCGACACCTTCGTCGCGGCGGTCCCCGCCGACGTGCTCGTCATCCTCGACGAGGCGTACGCCGAGTTCGTGACCGCGCCGGATGCGGTCGACGGGCTGCGCCGCACGGGCGTCACCCGACCGAACGTCGTGGCGCTGCGCACCTTCTCGAAGGCCTACGGGCTTGCGGGGCTCCGCATCGGATACGCGATCGGTCACCGCCGCGTGCTGGATGCGGCGCGCGCCGTCGCCATCCCCCTCTCGGTCACCGCCACCGCTGAAGAGGCTGCCCTCGCGAGCATCGACGCCGACGCCGAGCTGCTCGAGCGCGTACGGGTGATCGCCGAACGCCGCGACCGGGTCGTCGCGGGACTCCGCGACGCAGGATGGCGGGTCCCCGACGCGCAGGGCAACTTCGTCTGGCTCGCCACGGGAGAGGCCACGACCGACGCCGCGACGGCCTTCGACGAGGGCGGCCTGGTGGTCCGCCCCTTCGCGGGAGACGGCGTGCGGATCTCGATCGGCGAAGAGGAGTCTGTCGAGCAGATCCTACGAATTGCCGCATCCGTTGTACGTGACCTCCCAGAGGGCCATCCCGCCAGCAGATAG
- a CDS encoding phage holin family protein, whose amino-acid sequence MGFLIRVVVNAFSIWVVTLIPVLGVSVIAFPPGGTLEIVLSLLIVALVFALVNTIVGSVVKVIAFPLYVLTLGLFSLIVNGFLLWLTSWITEFWDWGLRVESFWWGVVAALVIAVINGIFGVILRPKRRD is encoded by the coding sequence ATGGGCTTTCTCATCCGCGTCGTGGTGAACGCGTTCTCGATCTGGGTCGTGACCCTCATCCCGGTCCTCGGCGTCAGCGTCATCGCGTTCCCGCCGGGCGGAACGCTCGAGATCGTGCTGTCACTGCTGATCGTGGCGCTCGTCTTCGCGCTCGTGAACACGATCGTCGGATCGGTGGTGAAGGTGATCGCCTTCCCGCTCTACGTGCTCACGCTCGGCCTGTTCTCGCTCATCGTGAACGGGTTCCTGCTGTGGCTGACCAGCTGGATCACCGAGTTCTGGGACTGGGGCCTGCGGGTCGAGAGCTTCTGGTGGGGCGTCGTCGCGGCCCTCGTGATCGCCGTCATCAACGGCATCTTCGGCGTCATCCTGCGCCCGAAGCGACGGGACTGA
- a CDS encoding low molecular weight protein-tyrosine-phosphatase, whose amino-acid sequence MPASSPFRVVFVCTGNICRSPMAEIVFRWFAESVGLGDRVVSTSAGTGDWHVGEPADPRTVEALERHGYDGRHHRARQFDFADYERNDLVIALDRSHERNLRAWARSENDSDKVVLLRAFDPQTDDNLDVPDPYYAGPEAFDEVLAMIESACRALFRQLEPAIRSAG is encoded by the coding sequence ATGCCCGCGTCCTCGCCGTTCCGCGTGGTCTTCGTGTGCACCGGGAACATCTGCCGATCCCCGATGGCCGAGATCGTCTTCCGCTGGTTCGCCGAGTCGGTCGGTCTCGGCGATCGCGTGGTCTCCACGAGCGCCGGCACCGGCGACTGGCACGTCGGCGAGCCCGCCGATCCGCGCACGGTCGAGGCCCTGGAGCGTCACGGGTACGACGGCCGGCATCACCGCGCCCGACAGTTCGACTTCGCGGACTACGAGCGCAACGACCTGGTCATCGCCCTCGACAGATCGCATGAACGCAACCTGCGCGCGTGGGCCCGTTCGGAGAACGATTCCGACAAGGTCGTGCTGCTGCGCGCGTTCGACCCGCAGACCGACGACAACCTGGACGTCCCCGACCCGTACTACGCCGGTCCCGAGGCGTTCGACGAGGTGCTCGCTATGATCGAGAGCGCGTGCCGGGCGCTCTTCCGGCAACTCGAACCCGCCATCCGCTCCGCGGGATGA
- the purB gene encoding adenylosuccinate lyase produces the protein MTRAAHRPRRSTVSNFPAQPLSPLDGRYQAAVSALGDFLSEAGLNRARVEVEVEWLITLTDRGLFGQSPLSDAEKDSLRALYRDFGQAEIDWLAEREAVTRHDVKAVEYLVRDRLSSLGLDRIAELTHFALTSEDVNSTSYALTVQRAVTQVWLPKLRQVIERLRAVSVELADAAMLARTHGQPATPTTMGKEIAVFAWRLERVLAQLESSEYLAKFSGATGTWSAHLAADPDADWVEISRGFIEGLGLGFNELTTQIESHDWQVELYDRARHAGGILHNLATDVWTYISLGYFAQIPVAGATGSSTMPHKINPIRFENAEANLEIAGGLFQTLAATLVTSRLQRDLTDSTTQRNIGVAFGHSLLALDNLLRGLGEISLSREVLLADLDTNWEVLAEAIQTVIRAEVVAGRSQITDPYALLKELTRGHRVGGADLAEFVRGLDIGDAAKERLLALTPATYTGLAASLVTGA, from the coding sequence ATGACCCGCGCGGCCCACCGCCCTCGACGGAGTACCGTGTCGAACTTCCCCGCCCAGCCGCTCAGCCCCCTCGACGGTCGTTACCAGGCCGCCGTCTCCGCCCTCGGCGACTTCCTGTCGGAAGCGGGGCTCAACCGCGCCCGCGTCGAGGTCGAGGTGGAGTGGCTCATCACCCTCACCGACCGCGGCCTGTTCGGGCAGTCCCCGCTCTCGGACGCCGAGAAGGACTCCCTCCGCGCCCTCTACCGCGACTTCGGTCAGGCCGAGATCGACTGGCTCGCCGAGCGCGAGGCCGTCACGCGTCACGACGTGAAGGCCGTCGAGTACCTCGTGCGCGATCGTCTGTCCTCGCTCGGACTCGACCGGATCGCCGAGCTCACGCACTTCGCCCTCACCAGCGAGGACGTCAACTCGACCTCGTACGCCCTCACCGTCCAGCGCGCGGTGACGCAGGTGTGGCTGCCGAAACTGCGGCAGGTCATCGAGCGGCTGCGGGCGGTCTCCGTCGAACTGGCGGATGCGGCGATGCTCGCCCGCACCCACGGCCAGCCCGCGACCCCCACCACGATGGGCAAGGAGATCGCCGTCTTCGCGTGGCGCCTGGAGCGGGTGCTCGCACAGCTCGAGTCCTCGGAGTACCTGGCGAAGTTCTCCGGCGCGACGGGAACCTGGTCGGCCCACCTCGCGGCGGATCCGGATGCGGACTGGGTCGAGATCTCCCGCGGGTTCATCGAAGGGCTGGGTCTCGGGTTCAACGAGCTCACCACGCAGATCGAGTCGCACGACTGGCAGGTCGAGCTCTACGACCGCGCGCGGCACGCGGGCGGCATCCTGCACAACCTCGCGACGGATGTCTGGACCTACATCTCCCTCGGCTACTTCGCCCAGATCCCCGTGGCGGGCGCGACCGGTTCGTCGACCATGCCGCACAAGATCAACCCCATCCGCTTCGAGAACGCGGAGGCGAACCTCGAGATCGCGGGAGGCCTGTTCCAGACCCTGGCCGCGACCCTGGTCACGAGCCGCCTGCAGCGCGACCTCACCGACTCCACCACGCAGCGCAACATCGGTGTCGCGTTCGGCCACTCGCTGCTCGCGCTCGACAACCTGCTGCGCGGGCTCGGCGAGATCTCGCTCTCGCGCGAGGTGCTGCTGGCCGACCTCGACACCAACTGGGAGGTTCTCGCCGAGGCGATCCAGACCGTCATCCGCGCCGAGGTCGTCGCGGGTCGCTCGCAGATCACCGACCCGTACGCGCTCTTGAAGGAGCTCACCCGCGGTCACCGCGTCGGCGGCGCCGATCTCGCCGAGTTCGTGCGCGGCCTCGACATCGGCGACGCGGCGAAGGAGCGACTGCTCGCGCTGACGCCCGCGACCTACACGGGCCTCGCCGCCTCCCTCGTCACCGGCGCCTGA
- a CDS encoding amino acid transporter, with translation MTDKPTRRDIMKPAQLIGLALAAALFAGIVTLISMGFFQNRVAGQSGHALMVGGIVAGITFIATLVIIALLMLAVDPAQVNRTVDRAVLLPKEESEDASGDGPASDSADGDTPPRA, from the coding sequence ATGACAGACAAGCCCACCCGTCGCGACATCATGAAGCCCGCTCAGCTGATCGGGCTCGCTCTCGCGGCCGCTCTCTTCGCCGGAATCGTCACGCTCATCTCGATGGGCTTCTTCCAGAACCGCGTCGCCGGACAGTCGGGCCACGCCCTCATGGTCGGCGGCATCGTCGCCGGGATCACCTTCATCGCGACGCTCGTGATCATCGCCCTGCTCATGCTCGCGGTCGACCCGGCTCAGGTGAACCGTACGGTCGATCGCGCGGTGCTGCTGCCCAAGGAGGAGTCCGAGGACGCATCCGGCGACGGCCCCGCATCCGACTCCGCCGACGGCGACACCCCGCCCCGCGCCTAG
- a CDS encoding acyl-CoA synthetase — translation MTSSSSARAFEPRHLQLVRALFAAVAAVMITFSPDHSAAVGLSVFSGFAMASAIVWLLSAWLVYGPGQRRLPIVLGALTLIAGGVSGIPTLRTTLAFFVIVISWALVTGLIEGIAGLRALRAAERGSVARSEARDALTVGIVGVLLALGTLAVQPAYALQYSIEEAGSFTLTGITIAVGLFGGYAAIVAVYLGIAGFSPRRESAPAPEEAA, via the coding sequence ATGACCAGCAGTTCTTCCGCGCGCGCCTTCGAGCCGCGCCACCTCCAGCTGGTTCGAGCCCTCTTCGCGGCCGTGGCGGCCGTCATGATCACGTTCTCGCCTGATCACTCCGCCGCCGTGGGTCTGTCGGTGTTCAGCGGTTTCGCGATGGCGTCGGCGATCGTCTGGCTGCTCTCGGCGTGGCTCGTGTACGGCCCCGGTCAGCGCCGGCTGCCGATCGTGCTGGGTGCTCTCACCCTCATCGCGGGCGGTGTCTCCGGCATCCCGACCCTGCGCACGACGCTGGCCTTCTTCGTGATCGTCATCTCGTGGGCGCTCGTGACCGGCCTCATCGAGGGCATCGCGGGCCTGCGGGCCCTGCGCGCCGCAGAGCGCGGCAGTGTCGCCCGCTCCGAGGCACGCGATGCATTGACGGTCGGCATCGTGGGCGTGCTGCTCGCGCTCGGCACCCTCGCCGTGCAGCCCGCCTACGCATTGCAGTACAGCATCGAAGAGGCCGGCTCCTTCACACTCACCGGCATCACGATCGCCGTCGGACTCTTCGGCGGCTACGCGGCGATCGTCGCGGTCTACCTGGGGATCGCGGGCTTCTCCCCGCGCCGCGAGTCCGCCCCCGCGCCCGAGGAGGCGGCATGA